A window of the Eretmochelys imbricata isolate rEreImb1 chromosome 7, rEreImb1.hap1, whole genome shotgun sequence genome harbors these coding sequences:
- the HABP2 gene encoding factor VII-activating protease has translation MVNTEEDRNIIQGYLDELEAWNDRNGMKFNNRTDYYDYSDEYVAPEENTAATDKEYLTYPDWFYEYFGYNDPCSPKPCKNNGECKRNGNHYTCLCPMPYAGTRCEKVKNVCERNSCRKGDCVIMLTPPYSQCACRHPYKPPYCNKVSAACKPNPCKNGGVCLQRRLRSKFSCQCAEPFRGRFCEIGPEDCYEQDGHEYRGKVSQTRSGEICLHWNSNLLLDESYNAFMEDAEYYGIGDHNFCRNPDGDVKPWCFIKTDNKVKWDSCDVSPCSVTEKTPATPVAPAILPVVGKTFNTCGQPEAQRTLKRIYGGAKTMSGKHPWMASLQSKWPWRPPMPKGHFCGGALIEPCWILTAGHCIHLHPNNLQVSLGKQDLEKTEYHEQKFDVEKIIRHGHYKERNDIPFNDIALLKLKPVDGHCALETKYVKTVCLPSAPFPDGTECYISGWGDTEMGEGSRQLLDARVKLISKTRCNARCAYDNKLDESMLCAGNLQTPGVDTCQGDSGGPLTCVQNGSYYVYGIVSWGKQCGIKDKPGVYTQVTRFLNWIKSKIQQESRSRK, from the exons ACAGGACTGATTACTATGACTACAGCGATGAGTATGTTGCACCAGAAGAGAACACCGCCGCCACAGACAAAGAATACCTCACATATCCCGACTGGTTCTACGAATACTTTGGCTACAATG ATCCATGCTCCCCCAAGCCTTGCAAGAATAATGGTGAATGCAAAAGAAATGGAAATCACTACACCTGCCTCTGCCCTATGCCGTATGCCGGAACTAGGTGTGAGAAAG TGAAAAACGTGTGTGAAAGGAATAGCTGTCGTAAAGGAGACTGCGTTATAATGCTAACTCCACCTTATTCTCAGTGCGCTTGTAGACATCCTTATAAGCCACCATACTGCAACAAAG TATCTGCAGCTTGCAAACCAAACCCATGTAAAAATGGAGGCGTCTGTCTACAGCGGAGACTCAGATCAAAATTCTCCTGCCAGTGTGCTGAACCCTTCAGAGGGAGGTTCTGTGAAATAG GACCAGAGGACTGTTATGAACAGGATGGTCATGAATACAGAGGGAAAGTGAGTCAAACAAGGTCTGGGGAGATATGCCTTCATTGGAATTCTAACCTGCTCTTGGACGAGAGTTATAATGCATTTATGGAGGATGCCGAATATTATGGCATTGGTGACCATAACTTCTGCAG GAATCCAGATGGTGATGTAAAACCCTGGTGCTTCATCAAAACAGATAACAAGGTGAAATGGGACTCCTGTGATGTTTCGCCCTGCTCAGTAACAG AAAAGACTCCAGCGACTCCAGTCGCCCCAGCCATTCTTCCTGTAGTGGGTAAGACATTCAATACATGTGGACAGCCAGAGGCTCAAAGAACACTCAAAAGGATTTATGGTGGGGCCAAGACCATGTCTGGCAAACATCCCTGGATGGCATCTCTGCAGAGCAAGTGGCCATGGAGGCCTCCCATGCCAAAGGGACACTTCTGTGGAGGAGCTCTGATTGAACCATGCTGGATTCTCACTGCTGGACACTGCATTCA CCTTCACCCAAACAACCTGCAAGTGTCCCTTGGAAAGCAAGACCTGGAGAAGACAGAGTACCATGAACAAAAATTTGATGTGGAGAAGATCATTCGGCATGGACATTACAAAGAAAGGAACGATATTCCATTCAATGATATCG CTTTACTTAAGCTGAAGCCAGTTGATGGCCATTGTGCTCTAGAAACGAAGTACGTGAAAACAGTGTGTTTGCCCAGTGCTCCATTTCCTGATGGGACTGAATGCTATATCTCAGGATGGGGAGATACTGAAATGG GTGAAGGATCTCGTCAGCTGTTAGATGCCAGAGTAAAGCTGATCTCCAAGACGCGGTGCAATGCACGGTGTGCATATGATAACAAACTGGATGAAAGCATGCTTTGTGCAGGAAATCTGCAGACACCAGGAGTTGATACTTGTCAG GGAGATTCTGGAGGTCCTCTAACCTGTGTACAAAATGGTTCCTATTATGTCTATGGAATTGTGAGCTGGGGCAAACAGTGTGGCATAAAAGATAAACCAGGAGTTTATACCCAAGTGACAAGATTCCTTAATTGGATTAAATCAAAAATTCAGCAGGAGTCCAGGTCACGCAAGTAA